The DNA region GCAAAGCAACCTACAAATACGGTATAACGGCTAGATCAAAGCGTTTACGTATTTTGGTGCTGAAGGGGTGGGAGATACATACATGCTGGTGAATTTGATGGGTAGCAGAAATAATCTGCGTTTAAACAGACAAATCAACGGTTTAAAGGGCAGACGCGGTGTAGGAATTCGCAGCATTAGCAACAAAGCGAGCACAAGAAAGACAGGTTTGTTATGCGTAACCGCAATCAACTTCGACATGACTTGTGGGTATTTGCGAATGGCAGGTTTCTGCTGAGACTCCAATGTGTGGACAAGCACTTCCTTGTTGGAAGTCGTCTCAACGGTTATCTCCACAGCGGATTCCGACTGCATCGGAATAGGGAAGGACAACGCTTGAAATACGCACAAAATGATAATAAACGCGTAACGGAGTATTCTTGGTTGTTGTCTCATTTTGGCTTCCCCCCTTTCCGTGAAACATACTGTTATAAAAATAATAACACATTTTTGGCTTAACTCCAAACGGATTGATAATATACTGAGAAATCATGACACGCTTTCCATCAATCCGCTTCGTATATCCCAATCGGCCTTGCCATATACTTTGAACAGAAGGAAAGGAGTGATTCTTATGGAACTGTTCGCCGTATGGACCGAGGTATCGGGGCAAGAGGAAGCGGATCAATTTTATCGTTGTGTGAAGGAAAAAACCAAAGGTTTACATATAAGCAAAAGAGGATTTCGGCTCACCTTCAAACATAATGATGGAAGAGCGACCTGGGTCTGCAGGGGGAATGAGAATCACGCAGACTTCCAGCAGTGGCTTCCTCAAATCAGTGACTTGCTCGCGATGGGGCTTGCAGATTTCATCATGGATACGCGTGAACGGCATATGGTGGAAGATATGATTTCCAAAGCTTGCTCGGTAATGGATGAACAAGAGGTTGAAAAAGTCAATCGAATATGCATGCCTCTGTTAATCAATGGTGATTTGGACCAGCCAGGACTTCGGGAGCGTCGCCGCGCTGCTTTGGCAACAGGTCTGAAGCAGGATTTGGAGGATGTTCATTTTTTTCAATTGGAAGGTATCCTTAATTTCCGGATTCGGCAATACAAGCAGGAACTTCATGAACTGGTGGAATACGCGCTGGACGAATTCTGGATGGATCGCCAATACGAAGAATTTATGGGGCTGCTCAAATATTTTGTGTTCTTTCAGGAAGCCAAGGTACCGCTTGTGCATCTGGTACACAAAGGTTTGCATGAATTTCAGGTATTTGATGCTGAACTTCGAGCGCTGCCTGTACAAAAAGATGAACAGGTCGTCGTGGAAATGCCCGGACTTGAATTGGAAATGGATATTGAAGATATGATTGTAAGTACGTTGATCTCCATCTCACCCGAGAAAGTCATGCTGCACACCAAAACACCCGACCTGCCAGTCATTTCTACCATCCGTCAGATCTTTGAAGACAAGGTACAATTATGTCATCATTGTCCGGAGTGTGAAGTATTACGCTCAGGATTGCTGACAAGTCTTGACGCAAGTGATCTCGGCAATTATAATAACTGTTGATAATCAAAAGCGTTGACAAAGACAAGAACCATTCGCAAGGTCGGTGCAGA from Paenibacillus sp. JNUCC-31 includes:
- a CDS encoding putative sporulation protein YtxC; this encodes MELFAVWTEVSGQEEADQFYRCVKEKTKGLHISKRGFRLTFKHNDGRATWVCRGNENHADFQQWLPQISDLLAMGLADFIMDTRERHMVEDMISKACSVMDEQEVEKVNRICMPLLINGDLDQPGLRERRRAALATGLKQDLEDVHFFQLEGILNFRIRQYKQELHELVEYALDEFWMDRQYEEFMGLLKYFVFFQEAKVPLVHLVHKGLHEFQVFDAELRALPVQKDEQVVVEMPGLELEMDIEDMIVSTLISISPEKVMLHTKTPDLPVISTIRQIFEDKVQLCHHCPECEVLRSGLLTSLDASDLGNYNNC